CCCTGATTGGATAAAGGAAAAGTACTCGTATCTGTTATCAGAGCCGCGTCCGAAAACGGTTGAAAGATTTGAGGACCCCAATGATACCACTAAGATGTTTATTTACAGAGTTACCGTGCCACCTAGCGACATTGATGACAATAACCACACTAACCAAAAGCAATACATTCGGTACTGCTTCAATTGTGCCGCTGTGGGCGCAAAACAGGGGGCGTACCCGACAGTAAGGGGGGATCTGTTCAAACAGGGGGTACGGAAAGTCTCTGTGCTGTACCAGAAGGAATCGCTAGAGGGTGATGTCCTGACTGTGGAGTCCTGGGAAGAAAGTCCTGGTACTTTAAGGTTCCAGGTGAGAAAAGGGAGTGAGAAGTTGGTTCAGGTCACGATGCAGTTTTTTGTAGCTTCAGGTTCTGAAACTGACAAGTCTAAACTGTAGATGTACTTATTATTAGAGATCAGTCAGTGTTCCTTTTGGAAATGAAGTACTTCATTTGAGAGAATCTTTGCTTTATCTGGAAgtcaaaaattgttaaattgaATTCCCTCGATACTCAAAGTTTTAAGATTAATTTTAATGATACAAAGATCAGGGCCAAACAACATGTAAccatactagtacatttgtatatggtaGTCTTCTACCTGATATGATACCATTGTCACAtaatgaatgtatgtatgaagattaggGTCTATAGGGTACTagtataggagaattcttttccagaaccagcaggtacttaggCTTACTTATAGCGtagagaagcagaactccagtcagaagctctgaggaaggtgtctgagagacataaAATTGTAAGCCAACTAAAATACTTACTGGTTGGAAAAAAGCATTCTACTATATCCTACCAACATAATGAAATTCTTTTCGGAAGATTAGTGTCTAGATGTATCAGAACTTCAGCCATGTAACTTACATCTTTGTAAactgtatcatcatcatttgccATCCTTTATGAATATGAGGTGATcaagtgaagtttgacttccagtacagtctgtcatctgtatgttttgtgtgaaccttatgatactgtaaatgcagaaatgtttgcggtgtattaatgttcgcggttttcgctgtgaccacttcaccgcgaacttgaaaccaccgcgaacatttttctattaaggtattagactgcagtctatggtgttaccgcgaacttaaatccaccgcgaaaagtcctttttcccactactgcgaaattaagtccccgcgaacataaatgcatttacagtataccattGTGATATAGTGAATGTATGTGTAGGTATTGAGATATAAAAGTTTATAGATTTATCACGACTTCAACCATGCAATCTGTATccatgttatattttatctgacctcaatgaaaagtggaaaACGAGGcaagatttgaaaaacaaacGAGGCAAGAGAACTCGTTAGTCACAATTAGTCTCTTTATTTGATAATGTTTAAAAAGAAACGTAATTCAGTACTTGAGGAAGTATCGCTATATTTGTTAACATAAATATAAGTCTGTGTAAAAAGTACAGTACTGTTTTCAAGACACCCATggaaatatatataatatatatatattctgaataataataataacttacaCCTGAACCAGTTATACATATAGGACAATCCCCCAAATACCTGGGAAACACTAAATTATATTGCATTTTAGAGTTTAACGTAatcataattatcaaaataaCGTTAGCATTACCGTAAGACAACTTGTATTAGCTACCTCCATGATATTATATATAGCAAACGTCTTACCTTAGAATAGCTAACATTTTCAGTACAATATCAGCTCCGTTTTAGTCAGGTTCTAGTATAGAAGACTGCACATATTGTCACAGTTACAGTAATGTTTGTACATGGAGTTTTGATTCAGTGATTTCATGAGGCCATACAAAATCATTTCCTTGTTTCTTGGTAATTAGTTGAATGGAAGCTGAATATTAAAAGAGAGTTAGTGGAAATTGTACCTTTCTGAACACAGTTTCATGAAATGACAATTTCTCTTTTCCTTTGTTTTAACTTGTTCCCTTGCTGTAGTTTTGCCTAACCAAAGAAATATTTTAGTATGACCTCATTCACAATTCTCACAGTATTAAGTTTGAGTTGATGAACACATCATGGTATTTTGGTAGGAAACCTATCCACTATATGTACTACCAGTATGTATATGCTTAATGTACCTTACATTACAACTATTGATATACCATCACCATAACTTAACTTACTAAATTGTGTACAAAATTCTATAATCTCCATGGTGATACGTCAGCTCCAAAATGTCACAGGCAACAAcaactgtcaatcaatcaatcataatcCTGTCATATTTGATCTCTAAGCAGATACGTGGTTTAGACTCAATTCTTTTTTCTAATATTGTATCTCTTTCAAAAGGTGCAATTTTTTGTTGGTATTCAAGTTTTTCAACCAGAAAACCACAAAGGGCCTTACAAAATTGGAGAAAATGATGTAAAACAGCCCCAAACCTTGCTTGGAAATCATAATTATAAACATGAGAGAACAAACATGAGAGTACATATTTCTGCATCATGAGGTATTAGAGGGATAAGAAAGGAAAGACCAACAAAATTTatcttttttcatttccaccccAAACCAGGGCTGTTTCCAGTCTCCAGTCTTTTCTGTCCCACTCTTTGTTTGAGAGCCCATATTGTCATTTTCTATGTTATTTtcagcttacaaaaatacattttcattgatttcatgTCGTTTTAAGACAGATGGGGTAAAATTCCTTCTCAAcatgcaaatttccatcctgggaaggagggacaggtcctggagacagccctgctcaaaatcatattttctctGGGAAAGTCTACTGTAACTTtggcataatctccaagcagatcctacggtagcataagatagtatcaaaagctggcggAGGaatgaagccagcctaggagtgtgttaaTGTgaccgtaggtgcccgtttgactccctttggccggctatactcctggccagctttgatactaccttatggTACTGTAggatatgcttggagagtaactttgGCATTCCATTTTAGTTTTGGACTGCCACCAACATTATAACACCCTTGAGCCTGAACACCCTTACAACACTTGTTATGACATCATTACATTAGGAGTCAGTAATGCGTCCCTCGGGACTGGGCCATTCATGCCTAATCATTATAGCTACTGCATAACAACACTGGGAGCACTCATGGTGTGAACATTACACTTAACACGATTGGATGCTAAAATTACCTACCAGAGAGAAATCATTTGTAATTTGGGGTAAAAATGAATTAAACCCAACCAAAAAGGAACAGTTTACCACAAGTTGACACGATTTGAGGGTAAAAATGTACGCAAATTTTGCTGGTCCTTCCTTTCAGCTCAATTTTAGATAACAATTACAATAGATTTGAAATTACAAGAGAAACAAAATACCTGTACCACTGTCAGTCTGTATAGAccataaaatattcataactACACTCAGTGCCTGTTTTCCCAACCTAATTGTAATTATAACACTACTATTAAAATGAATTCTGATCAGAAATTTACAAATAGAATCAACATAAAATATGTTATTGAATTGCAGGAGCAGCAGAAACTATTgcttgctttttaaaaacaaactacGTCGTAATAAAATCTAAACTGACATTGCATAGAGTAGAATAAAAGAATTGCAGCTAGCTGTCAAAACTACGTATAAAAAACCTGGCAAGGTTACTGACAGCTTACATGGTGGCAAGAGGTCTTATTACAGGCAGAATCTCAAGTTACAGGATCTGTGTGAGAACAGTTCTCAATACGAGTCATAGCAGAGGGCAGTTATCTAAATTTGCCTTGCTTGGAGCTTGCAAAAGAAGCTTTACGATATTTAAAACTAAGATAACTATTCACTGCACTTTTTGTCATGACATTGATTAGGGAGAATCCCTCTCAAAAGCCATGTTGGAAGTCAATTGCTGGAGGATTAATTTTTTGTTGACGTTTTTTTAAGGtttatgtgtaaaaaaaagttgcctgtCCCTCCCTGCTTAAGTCTGGAGCCGCTTGGTGTGGTTCTCTGGCAGCAGGCCTTTAGAGCTGTCTGAAACCTTCACGCCCATCAACCAGCCTTCATCCTGAGGAGGAATAAGAAACACTTTTAGAAAAGCCTGGTTTGTGTAGCACAACAGTTGGAGTGTTCGACTCAGAACCAAGGGGTTCATGGTTCGATACTCGCCTTGCCCTGACTTCGTGCTCTTGGGAAAATTATACCCGCCATGGATGACGGTAGAGTGACGCCCACAGAGCCCATtctgcttacatgtatgtgtcaaaaAGTGTGCCCAAAACACGGATTTCTGCGCcagtgtgccaacatctgcacatttgcccaTATGATAGAGCTGTAACTTTGTGTTTTAGAAAAGCTTGCATGGAAGTAAGATATGTAGAGTAATCGTACATAcacacctgagaaaacacacatttcaatgcaaagttGGGAAAACTtggtgtccttgaacaaaaacacaaacgaCAATTCTAATGTCCAAATCTGGTACTTGAATTATCAACAGTAATGACACACTCAGCATCCATATTACAAAACCCAAGTGATAACATTAGAAGCCTGTGTGTAAACCCAGTCTGTAACATCCATATCAAACATTATCGtgacccatgtacatgtacgtatacgTATTGAGTCTGACATTAAGATTGCTTACCGCATCATCCGGATCTTCAAAGGGAATAATGTAGATGGTCTCCCCCGTCTCGAAGGACAGCTCGTCTGAGTCACATCGGGTGTAACTGTGGGTCGTGATCACCTGAAACAACAGAGGCACAAACATAGGTAAGACAGCCCGGATTTCCATTATTTCTAACATACAGTCAAGTCTGCCCAAGATTACCACTCAGGGGACTTCTGgtttggtctatgtggacaggtggtcactatggaCTGGACTCTTAATGTTTGTGTCTAAGGGGccaacaaaaag
Above is a genomic segment from Branchiostoma floridae strain S238N-H82 chromosome 16, Bfl_VNyyK, whole genome shotgun sequence containing:
- the LOC118403059 gene encoding uncharacterized protein LOC118403059, producing MDPKKGTTYSLSEDKKTVTFDYSFNPWDYNRAGQISIWTIADRAAWLLFLGESALEPRFLNVRLFTRCQEWELSPSFYSLVKPGTSLQASSRMLHVGKTSMTRGGEIVDSSTNEILVKGIVQDVHVSMETRRPKPFPDWIKEKYSYLLSEPRPKTVERFEDPNDTTKMFIYRVTVPPSDIDDNNHTNQKQYIRYCFNCAAVGAKQGAYPTVRGDLFKQGVRKVSVLYQKESLEGDVLTVESWEESPGTLRFQVRKGSEKLVQVTMQFFVASGSETDKSKL